A single region of the Raphanus sativus cultivar WK10039 chromosome 1, ASM80110v3, whole genome shotgun sequence genome encodes:
- the LOC108821674 gene encoding phosphatidylinositol 4-kinase alpha 1-like isoform X3, translating to MEALTEICEIIEQNPINFSENLVWICRQCPHESASVSRSHLNAVLAVARIISSNVDTSEDHGKLAVLDFLLHAVPNSFRRSFWPCSYTLESISEFYCTFLGYVSRTSLEFGSKVVEIAGEALVSGGDDVEVDGAISRAFLVALSQIGFPSIQQSDGDKLITMLLHRFSPDLDVARNASCSGGSFEEESIESLEKREVTFKLMAHVFDKAKLDSKLHDKASSIARRQLQSMSAFLKSRKRDWDDQDPLLKARVDAKLLVYQAAAKMKIKSLVSLETDGKAYKKLAMETLTLVFDAAEACLTSVWRKMKACEELFISLLSGIAEMAVAKGRCSPNGLFVRLKLLVLAVCAQPDTWVRNKRNIFESVSKICCEIIESGWAKDRALVNTFIVGLASRIHEKNDYDEQVGREKENLTVPLHVIQLLTDISVAVKKPEVADMVFPFFIESLEEGDTSTPGSLRLQLLDAVSRIATLGFENSYRETVVLMTRSYLNKISTVGSEERKISEPKSRTKHPETLAAGFLTIAKGLINTKLRADYRHRLLSLCSDVSLATESKSGGTGAADMLGPLLPAVAEICSDFDPTSNVEPSLLKLFRNLWFYIALFGLAPPMVKPQPVGGPYMWNTQWSLDVQRISQGTPPLVVSSVKWLEDELELNALRNSDSSLVRNKKVASTQRTALSIALGGRVDVSALNTISGVKATYLLAVAVLEIIRFTSNGGILNRVSSVSASRSAFSCVFEYLKSPNLTPAVSQCLTAIVHRAFQAAVSWLEDRISLTGKDNSICETTINAHACFLIKNMSQRDEHIRDISVNLLNQIRDKFPQVLWSSSCLDSLLLSGHDNAPSMVVNDPAWTAAVRYLYQKVVREWINISLSYAPCTIQGLLQDKLCKANILQRTQTTTDVVSLLNEIKIRTGKNKIWSGAETENIPAVMAAAVAASGENLKASEAFNLEILGTGFVSAMYKCKHTGQIAGLVRLESSIGSETLINSSVRSLQQIVNTCKNGGATDKSQFRETCSHATAVLLSNLQAGEPKTDIKGFSRLLRLLCWCPAYILTPDAMETGVFIWTWLVSAAPQLGSLVLAELVDAWTWTVVSKRGLFASDVGYYGPAAKLKPQLAPGEPEDPPDCDPVDQIVAHRLWLGFFIDRFEVIRHNSVDQLLLFGRLLQRNTSLDWCFTHHPAATGTFFALMLLGLKFCSCQKQSNMHKFRHGLELLEDRIYRASLGWFARQPEWYDVNMPNFCQSEAQSVSIFAQFLLNDRTDFSKSDSKGRAYENGKLTELIDQHHPVLGKMDNYAVGKEKRKQLLLVLCQRESDRLDAWAQPISLKDSPYSRLKVSSGEWAELAKTAFLVDPRIAISLVSRFPANIALKSEVTQLVQAHIGDLRTIPEALPYFLTPKTVEVNSVLLQQLPHWAACSITQALEFLTPNYKGHPRVMAYVLRVLESYPPERVTFFMPQLVQSLRYDEGRLVEGYLLRAAHRNDIFAHILIWHLQGESFQETVKDGASENASFQAILSEVRQHIIDGFTPKALDLFSREFDFFEKVTSISGALFSLPKEERRAGIRRELEKIKMQGEDLYLPTAPNKLVKGIKIDSGIPLQSAAKVPIMITFNVVDRDGNHNDVKPQACIFKVGDDCRQDVLALQVISLLRDIFEAVGLNLYLFPYGVLPTGAGRGIIEVVPNTRSRSQMGESTDGGLYEIFQQEFGPVGSPSFETARGNFLTSSAGYAVASLLLQPKDRHNGNLLFDNMGWLVHIDFGFIFETSPGGNMRFESAHFKLSHEMTQLLDPSGDMKSETWNQFLSLCVQGYLAARRYMEGIISTVEMMVESGLPCFSRGDPIEKLRKRFHPEMSEREAAQFMIHVCTDAYNKWTTFGYDLIQYLQQGIEK from the exons ATGGAGGCGTTAACGGAGATATGCGAAATCATAGAGCAAAATCCGATCAACTTCTCGGAGAATCTCGTTTGGATTTGCCGACAGTGTCCCCACGAATCAGCCAGCGTCTCTCGGAGTCATCTCAACGCTGTTTTGGCCGTCGCTCGGATCATCTCCAGTAACGTCGACACATCCGAGGATCACGGCAAACTCGCCGTCCTCGATTTCCTCCTCCACGCTGTTCCGAACTCGTTCCGCCGCTCTTTCTGGCCATGCTCGTACACGCTGGAGTCGATTTCGGAATTCTACTGCACCTTCCTAGGTTACGTTTCGCGTACGTCACTTGAATTTGGGAGTAAGGTTGTGGAGATTGCAGGGGAGGCCTTGGTTTCAGGTGGTGATGACGTGGAGGTGGATGGAGCGATCTCTAGGGCTTTCTTGGTTGCTCTTTCTCAGATTGGGTTCCCATCGATTCAACAGTCTGATGGAGATAAGCTGATCACAATGCTGCTCCATCGGTTTAGTCCCGACCTTGACGTAGCGAGGAATGCGTCATGTAGTGGAGGCTCTTTTGAGGAGGAGTCCATCGAGAGTTTGGAGAAGCGAGAGGTTACTTTCAAGTTGATGGCTCATGTTTTTGATAAAGCCAAGCTTGATTCTAAGCTCCATGATAAGGCGAGTTCTATAGCTAGGAGGCAGCTTCAGTCCATGTCAGCATTTCTCAAG TCAAGAAAGCGGGACTGGGATGACCAAGATCCACTTCTGAAAGCTAGAGTGGATGCCAAACTGTTAGTTTATCAGGCTGCAGCTAAAATGAAAATCAAGAGTCTTGTGTCGCTTGAAACAGACGGAAAGGCATATAAGAAGCTGGCTATGGAGACTCTTACATTGGTGTTTGATGCTGCAGAAGCTTGCTTGACATCTGTGTGGCGTAAAATGAAGGCCTGCGAAGAACTGTTCATATCTCTGCTTTCTGGGATTGCGGAAATGGCAGTCGCAAAGGGAAGATGTTCACCAAATGGGCTGTTTGTCCGACTGAAACTACTGGTGCTAGCTGTCTGCGCGCAG CCTGATACTTGGGTGAGAAATAAGAGGAATATCTTTGAGAGCGTATCTAAAATCTGCTGTGAGATTATTGAATCTGGTTGGGCCAAGGATCGAGCTTTAGTGAACACCTTCATCGTGGGTTTAGCTTCAAGGATTCATGAAAAGAATGATTACGACGAGCAG GTTGGTAGAGAGAAGGAAAACCTTACTGTACCGCTGCATGTTATTCAGCTGCTTACTGATATCAGCGTTGCTGTTAAAAAGCCTGAAGTAGCGGACATGGTTTTCCCCTTTTTTATTGAAAGCCTAGAAGAGGGTGATACTTCAACTCCTGGCTCATTGCGACTCCAA CTTCTTGATGCTGTATCTCGGATAGCAACATTAGGATTTGAGAATTCCTACCGCGAGACAGTAGTTTTGATGACTAGAAGTTACTTGAACAAAATATCAACGGTGGGATCTGAGGAAAGAAAAATATCAGAACCAAAATCTAgaactaagcatccagag ACTCTTGCTGCAGGCTTTCTTACAATTGCTAAGGGCCTTATCAATACAAAACTTCGTGCTGACTATCGCCACCGCCTGCTCTCCTTATGTTCGGATGTAAGCCTCGCTACTGAGTCTAAAAGTGGAGG GACCGGTGCTGCAGACATGTTAGGTCCTCTTCTTCCTGCCGTTGCGGAAATATGTTCAGATTTCGATCCTACTTCAAATGTGGAACCATCACTTTTGAAACTGTTTCGCAATCTGTGGTTCTATATAGCCCTCTTTGGCTTAGCGCCTCCTATGGTTAAACCTCAACCTGTAGGAGGGCCTTACATGTGGAACACTCAGTGGTCTCTTGATGTTCAGAGGATTTCTCAGGGCACTCCTCCCCTT GTCGTCAGTTCTGTAAAATGGCTTGAAGACGAATTGGAGCTCAATGCGCTTCGTAATTCTGATAGTTCTCTAGTAAGGAATAAGAAAGTAGCTTCAACCCAGAGAACTGCTCTTTCAATTGCCTTGGGTGGTCGAGTTGACGTTTCAGCACTGAACACTATCTCAG GGGTGAAGGCTACGTATCTACTTGCAGTAGCCGTTTTGGAGATTATACGTTTTACTAGCAATGGGGGTATCCTTAATCGTGTCTCAAGTGTGTCTGCATCTCGAAGTGCCTTCAGTTGTGTCTTCGAATACCTGAAATCACCAAACCTCACTCCTGCTGTTTCTCAGTGTTTGACAGCAATTGTGCATAGAGCCTTTCAAGCAGCAGTATCATGGCTG GAAGATCGGATATCTCTTACTGGGAAAGATAATAGTATTTGTGAAACGACTATAAATGCACATGCATGCTTCCTCATAAAGAATATGTCACAGAGAGATGAACACATTCGAGATATCTCAGTGAACCTGTTGAATCAGATCAGGGACAAGTTTCCCCAG GTCCTCTGGAGCTCCTCTTGTCTGGATAGTTTGCTATTATCTGGTCATGACAATGCACCTTCAATGGTTGTCAACGATCCTGCTTGGACTGCTGCCGTTCGATATTTATACCAAAAAGTTGTTCGAGAATGGATCAATATATCACTTTCATATGCTCCATGCACTATTCAGGGCTTGCTTCAG GATAAACTGTGTAAGGCAAACATATTGCAGCGAACACAAACTACAACTGATGTGGTTTCTCTTCTAAATGAGATAAAGATCAGAACtgggaaaaataaaatttggtcTGGAGCAGAAACAGAAAATATTCCAGCTGTGATGGCTGCAGCAGTTGCAGCGTCTGGGGAAAATTTAAAAGCTTCTGAAGCCTTTAACTTGGAGATACTTGGTACTGGTTTCGTTAGTGCAATGTATAAGTGTAAGCACACCGGACAAATTGCTGGCTTGGTAAGATTGGAAAGCAGTATTGGCAGTGAAACGTTGATAAACAGTTCTGTGCGGAGCCTTCAACAAATTGTTAATACTTGTAAGAATGGAGGAGCTACTGACAAATCGCAATTTAGAGAAACTTGTTCTCATGCAACTGCAGTACTGCTGTCAAATCTA CAGGCTGGTGAACCTAAAACAGATATCAAGGGATTTTCTCGTTTACTGCGTCTCCTTTGCTGGTGTCCGGCTTATATATTAACTCCAGATGCTATGGAAACTGGAGTATTCATTTGGACCTGGTTGGTTTCTGCTGCTCCACAACTGGGATCTCTTGTTCTTGCCGAACTTGTTGATGCATGGACATGGACAGTTGTTTCAAAACGAGGACTATTTGCATCTGATGTGGGATACTATGGCCCAGCTGCAAAATTAAAGCCCCAACTTGCCCCTGGAGAACCAGAAGATCCACCTGATTGTGACCCTGTTGATCAAATAGTCGCTCACAGACTATGGCTTGGATTTTTTATAGACCGCTTTGAG GTGATTCGACATAATAGCGTGGATCAACTCTTGTTGTTTGGTCGGCTGTTACAACGGAATACAAGTCTTGACTGGTGCTTTACCCACCACCCGGCAGCGACTGGTACCTTTTTTGCTTTGATGCTCCTTGGACTGAAGTTCTGCTCATGCCAAAAACAAAGCAATATGCATAAATTTAGACATGGACTTGAACTGCTGGAAGATCGAATCTACAG GGCTTCTTTAGGATGGTTTGCTCGTCAACCAGAGTGGTACGATGTAAACATGCCGAACTTTTGTCAGAGTGAGGCTCAATCTGTGTCAATTTTCGCTCAGTTTTTGTTAAACGATCGAACAGATTTTAGCAAATCTGATTCCAAAGGCAGAGCTTATGAAAACGGAAAATTAACTGAATTG ATTGATCAGCATCATCCTGTCTTGGGTAAAATGGACAACTATGCAGTGGGAAAGGAGAAGAGGAAGCAACTGCTTCTTGTTCTTTGCCAACGTGAATCTGATAGGCTCGACGCTTGGGCACAGCCTATTAGTTTAAA GGACAGTCCATATTCCCGCTTAAAAGTAAGCTCTGGGGAATGGGCTGAACTTGCTAAAACTGCCTTTTTAGTGGATCCAAGGATTGCTATATCATTAGTATCAAGATTTCCAGCAAATATTGCTTTGAAATCCGAAGTTACTCAGCTAGTTCAG GCTCATATTGGAGATCTTCGTACAATTCCTGAGGCATTGCCATATTTTCTCACACCTAAAACAGTTGAAGTGAACTCAGTGCTGTTGCAGCAGCTGCCACACTGGGCTGCTTGTTCAATTACACAAGCTCTTGAGTTCCTCACTCCTAATTATAAGGGCCATCCGCGTGTCATGGCATATGTCCTGCGAGTTTTAGAGTCCTACCCCCCTGAGCGAGTCACTTTCTTTATGCCACAATTGGTGCAGTCTCTGCGCTATGATGAAGGG AGGCTGGTTGAAGGGTATCTTCTCAGAGCTGCCCACAGAAATGACATATTTGCTCATATCCTCATTTGGCATTTGCAG GGTGAGTCTTTTCAGGAAACAGTGAAAGATGGTGCTTCCG AGAATGCATCATTCCAAGCAATCTTGTCAGAGGTTCGACAGCATATCATCGATGGTTTTACTCCCAAGGCCTTGGACTTGTTCAGTAGAGAGTTTGACTTCTTTGAAAAGGTTACATCTATTTCTGGGGCATTATTTTCTCTTCCAAAAGAAGAACGAAGAGCTGGTATCAGGAG AGAGTTGGAGAAAATCAAAATGCAAGGCGAAGACCTTTACTTACCTACGGCTCCTAACAAGCTTGTTAAGGGTATCAAGATAGACAGTGGTATACCCCTTCAATCAGCAGCCAAAGTGCCTATCATGATAACTTTTAACGTTGTCGATCGTGATGGTAACCATAATGATGTGAAACCACAGGCTTGTATTTTCAAG GTTGGAGATGATTGTCGACAAGATGTTCTTGCCCTTCAAGTGATATCTCTTCTTAGAGACATATTTGAAGCGGTTGGTCTTAATCTTTATTTATTTCCATATGGAGTACTTCCAACTGGGGCTGGAAGGGGGATCATTGAG GTAGTACCAAATACACGAAGCAGAAGTCAAATGGGTGAATCAACGGACGGCGGCTTGTATGAGATCTTTCAACAGGAGTTCGGACCAGTAGGCTCACCCTCCTTTGAAACAGCACGAGGCAATTTCCTCACCAGCAGTGCTGGTTATGCGGTGGCGAGTCTTTTACTCCAGCCCAAAGATAGACACAACGGCAATCTCCTCTTCGACAA CATGGGATGGCTTGTTCACATTGACTTTGGTTTCATTTTCGAAACTTCACCTGGTGGAAACATGCGTTTCGAGAGCGCACATTTCAAACTGAGCCACGAGATGACACAGTTGCTTGATCCATCTGGTGATATGAAGAGCGAAACTTGGAATCAGTTTCTCAG CTTGTGTGTTCAGGGTTACCTGGCTGCTCGCCGGTACATGGAGGGGATCATCAGTACAGTAGAAATGATGGTGGAGAGTGGACTGCCTTGTTTCAGCAGAGGAGATCCAATTGAGAAACTTCGCAAGAGGTTTCATCCGGAGATGAGTGAGCGTGAAGCCGCACAGTTCATGATCCATGTCTGTACCGATGCCTACAACAAATGGACCACGTTTGGTTACGACTTGATACAGTATCTGCAACAAGGCATCGAGAAGTAA